In Crassostrea angulata isolate pt1a10 chromosome 4, ASM2561291v2, whole genome shotgun sequence, one genomic interval encodes:
- the LOC128181118 gene encoding E3 ubiquitin-protein ligase TRIM56-like has translation MSAFEKELGEDFLSCVLCRKLLRDPRLLPCLHSVCTSCANSRLRKSGECISCPICEDVEVISSIENTFLNHWLKNVIDIIDITQNSKGKFCSFCKLKGRKQEAVATCLTCLELLCKTCWESRHTFTTLTKDHHVVSIEEVQTGRYHSEIRSNQKIHCSDHNNEYYKFFCKTCDVPICRDCTVLQHRSHAHISSKDALKHIELQKEIERVEKGIFHLKILQSKLDKQSKDSENCEENLRIQIETTCNSMINKISAQRRSLERSLTQSLKNPKEKIKMKTEIMQKKNRLAERTISFCKCLLKNGTDFEILSMQSLIVNKLKQSSVIIEKFSTSDHRIAIPQLSTNWREPELKLVFENELNDSEKENLPTETKDVYKQAEDKVSKVDMFLNENADVGIQCNLIGHNGFQINEDVTSYGVVIECSLITNRSLSNICQRPKISSVSWKDNDSFIVVDQCNNTLHSCSMEFSGKSVELDNCVDSTVTSWCIAIRKGSAEVVVLSLKFKHKHCIPNVSVMFANSTQSINLACMSKSIISIYSGDIGNVRRMTCTDNQGETIQFRQARFGCILSTGEFALSDINKDFVYMFDKNARLFRKEFCFPGSITPDKDDLIYIADFYEHRVIVTNFEGSLRNTISLLPHVSHPRSISISSDHKLAVAFENSVSLFQLDVRQFSIR, from the coding sequence ATGTCGGCCTTTGAGAAAGAATTAGGTGAGGATTTCCTCAGTTGTGTTTTATGTCGCAAATTACTCAGGGATCCGAGACTTTTGCCGTGCCTGCATTCAGTATGTACTTCATGTGCCAACTCACGGTTGAGAAAAAGTGGTGAGTGTATAAGCTGTCCTATATGTGAAGACGTGGAAGTCATATCGAGTATTGAAAATACTTTTCTAAATCACTGGTTAAAGAATGTCATAGATATCATTGATATAACGCAAAACTCTAAAGGAAAATTCTGTTCTTTTTGTAAGTTGAAAGGCAGAAAGCAAGAAGCTGTTGCTACATGCTTAACATGCCTTGAACTTTTATGCAAAACGTGTTGGGAAAGTCGACACACATTTACAACTTTGACAAAAGATCATCATGTGGTGTCTATTGAAGAAGTGCAAACTGGTCGTTATCATTCGGAGATaagatcaaatcaaaaaatacATTGTTCTGATCACAATAATGAGTATTACAAATTCTTTTGCAAGACCTGTGATGTTCCAATATGTCGAGATTGCACAGTATTGCAACACAGATCACATGCCCACATTTCATCAAAAGACGCTTTGAAGCATATTGAATTACAGAAGGAAATTGAGCGCGTTGAAAAGggtatatttcatttgaagatTCTACAATCTAAACTAGATAAACAATCGAAAGATTCTGAAAATTGCGAAGAAAATTTGAGAATCCAAATTGAGACAACCTGTAACAgcatgataaataaaatcagtGCTCAGAGGAGATCATTAGAAAGAAGTTTGACCCAGTCGCTCAAAAATCctaaggaaaaaataaaaatgaaaactgaaattaTGCAAAAGAAAAACAGATTGGCGGAAAGAACCATTTCTTTTTGTAAATGCTTGCTTAAAAATGGAACAGACTTTGAAATACTGAGTATGCAGTCTTTGATcgttaataaattaaaacaaagttCTGTAATAATTGAGAAATTCTCAACTTCTGATCATAGGATAGCAATACCACAATTATCTACAAATTGGAGGGAACCGGAATTGAAATTagtatttgaaaatgaattaaatgacTCGGAGAAGGAAAATTTACCTACAGAAACAAAGGACGTATACAAACAGGCAGAGGATAAAGTTAGTAAAGTTGACATGTTTCTAAATGAAAACGCTGATGTTGGTATACAGTGTAACCTCATAGGACACAATGGATTCCAGATTAATGAAGACGTGACATCGTATGGCGTTGTCATCGAGTGTTCCTTAATAACAAACCGCAGTCTATCAAATATTTGTCAACGACCTAAGATTAGCAGTGTTTCATGGAAAGATAATGACTCTTTTATTGTTGTTGACCAATGTAATAACACTCTGCATTCATGTTCGATGGAATTTTCtggaaaaagtgttgaattagATAACTGTGTTGATTCTACAGTAACAAGTTGGTGCATTGCAATAAGAAAAGGTTCTGCGGAAGTTGTTGTTTTAAGTCTCAAATTTAAGCACAAGCACTGTATCCCGAATGTGTCTGTAATGTTTGCTAATTCAACACAATCAATCAATCTCGCCTGCATGTCGAAATCCATAATATCAATCTACTCAGGAGACATAGGAAATGTAAGACGAATGACGTGTACTGATAATCAAGGAGAGACAATTCAGTTTAGACAGGCACGTTTTGGTTGCATCCTTTCCACCGGCGAGTTTGCCCTGTCGGATATAAACAAAGACTTCGTTTACATGTTTGATAAAAACGCCCGATTGTTCCGCAAGGAATTTTGTTTTCCTGGATCAATTACCCCTGACAAAGATGACCTGATCTACATTGCCGATTTCTACGAACATCGAGTCATTGTGACAAATTTTGAAGGATCCCTCAGGAACACAATTAGTTTGCTACCTCATGTGTCTCATCCAAGAAGCATCTCCATCAGTTCTGATCACAAGCTTGCTGTTGCTTTTGAAAATAGTGTTTCTTTGTTTCAACTTGATGTCAGACAGTTTTCAATTCGTTAG
- the LOC128181558 gene encoding replication initiator 1-like isoform X1: MFPSHPFNHADVHMVGGQFVFPSTPGRSLQPPQAHSSHINRPHTARSLTGRPSAPSATITSSSQRTPNPTSAESSTTSNSLTISSVPGFNRMPVPASFLQYPGAFYPAFQSGNAGELKQFSMTQLQAFNAQATFPTDLSKVKTPIINRNYLELAMLVCNTFRGKLFPCPHCRYVTDRRNNLKRHISTMHQTCDKVLECCGVTFGTKASLREHIMIFHHNGYSCPYCGRRFCRKALLKRHLSVHSGQKDFSCPHCDYATSHKSNLERHKRIHERLRSLDENKTSFDGMEGLCEQTPVSSASSIRQHHDPDEKLFQQTIDIEDSEISDNEEINVTSTEDEIDV, from the exons ATGTTTCCTTCTCATCCTTTCAA TCACGCTGATGTTCATATGGTTGGAGGACAGTTTGTGTTCCCCTCTACCCCCGGGAGAAGCCTTCAGCCACCCCAGGCACACTCCTCCCACATCAACAGACCACACACAGCTCGTTCCCTGACCGGTCGACCTTCCGCTCCTAGTGCAACCATCACTTCCTCCTCACAGAGAACTCCGAACCCGACCTCAGCCGAATCTTCCACCACCTCCAACAGTCTGACAATCTCTTCCGTACCGGGATTTAACAGAATGCCCGTACCTGCCTCGTTTCTACAATACCCAGGCGCGTTTTATCCGGCTTTTCAAAGTGGAAATGCAGGTGAACTTAAACAATTCAGCATGACACAACTACAGGCTTTCAACGCACAGGCCACATTTCCTACAGATCTTTCAAAAGTGAAAACGCCTATCATAAATAGAAACTATCTAGAGCTGGCGATGCTTGTCTGCAACACGTTCCGAGGGAAACTCTTCCCCTGTCCTCATTGTCGTTACGTCACAGACCGACGAAACAACCTTAAACGCCACATATCTACCATGCATCAAACATGTGACAAAGTGCTGGAGTGTTGCGGGGTAACGTTTGGAACAAAGGCGTCGCTAAGGGAACACATCATGATATTTCATCACAATGGCTACTCCTGTCCCTACTGCGGACGTCGATTTTGCCGGAAAGCTTTACTGAAGCGCCATCTATCGGTTCACAGTGGCCAGAAGGACTTTTCTTGCCCCCATTGTGATTATGCCACTAGTCACAAAAGTAACTTGGAGCGACATAAACGCATCCACGAAAGATTACGGTCTTTGGACGAGAATAAGACTTCTTTCGACGGCATGGAAGGGCTTTGTGAACAGACTCCAGTGTCTTCCGCTTCTTCCATACGTCAGCATCACGATCCCGACGAAAAACTGTTTCAACAAACCATCGATATAGAGGATTCAGAAATTTCAGACAATGAGGAGATAAATGTTACGTCGACAGAAGATGAAATAGATGTATGA
- the LOC128181558 gene encoding replication initiator 1-like isoform X2 — translation MVGGQFVFPSTPGRSLQPPQAHSSHINRPHTARSLTGRPSAPSATITSSSQRTPNPTSAESSTTSNSLTISSVPGFNRMPVPASFLQYPGAFYPAFQSGNAGELKQFSMTQLQAFNAQATFPTDLSKVKTPIINRNYLELAMLVCNTFRGKLFPCPHCRYVTDRRNNLKRHISTMHQTCDKVLECCGVTFGTKASLREHIMIFHHNGYSCPYCGRRFCRKALLKRHLSVHSGQKDFSCPHCDYATSHKSNLERHKRIHERLRSLDENKTSFDGMEGLCEQTPVSSASSIRQHHDPDEKLFQQTIDIEDSEISDNEEINVTSTEDEIDV, via the coding sequence ATGGTTGGAGGACAGTTTGTGTTCCCCTCTACCCCCGGGAGAAGCCTTCAGCCACCCCAGGCACACTCCTCCCACATCAACAGACCACACACAGCTCGTTCCCTGACCGGTCGACCTTCCGCTCCTAGTGCAACCATCACTTCCTCCTCACAGAGAACTCCGAACCCGACCTCAGCCGAATCTTCCACCACCTCCAACAGTCTGACAATCTCTTCCGTACCGGGATTTAACAGAATGCCCGTACCTGCCTCGTTTCTACAATACCCAGGCGCGTTTTATCCGGCTTTTCAAAGTGGAAATGCAGGTGAACTTAAACAATTCAGCATGACACAACTACAGGCTTTCAACGCACAGGCCACATTTCCTACAGATCTTTCAAAAGTGAAAACGCCTATCATAAATAGAAACTATCTAGAGCTGGCGATGCTTGTCTGCAACACGTTCCGAGGGAAACTCTTCCCCTGTCCTCATTGTCGTTACGTCACAGACCGACGAAACAACCTTAAACGCCACATATCTACCATGCATCAAACATGTGACAAAGTGCTGGAGTGTTGCGGGGTAACGTTTGGAACAAAGGCGTCGCTAAGGGAACACATCATGATATTTCATCACAATGGCTACTCCTGTCCCTACTGCGGACGTCGATTTTGCCGGAAAGCTTTACTGAAGCGCCATCTATCGGTTCACAGTGGCCAGAAGGACTTTTCTTGCCCCCATTGTGATTATGCCACTAGTCACAAAAGTAACTTGGAGCGACATAAACGCATCCACGAAAGATTACGGTCTTTGGACGAGAATAAGACTTCTTTCGACGGCATGGAAGGGCTTTGTGAACAGACTCCAGTGTCTTCCGCTTCTTCCATACGTCAGCATCACGATCCCGACGAAAAACTGTTTCAACAAACCATCGATATAGAGGATTCAGAAATTTCAGACAATGAGGAGATAAATGTTACGTCGACAGAAGATGAAATAGATGTATGA
- the LOC128182458 gene encoding neuropeptide SIFamide receptor-like: MCFYGLKNFIMYPNSSIGNDSVLSMASFPDYQTAVRIWKYLSPVLIVVGTLGNTASIIILTRRSFRNSTCMFYLTVLSCADLLVLYTGLLRFWIRSAFSVDIRTLSIWSCKIHVFLVYFAMDLSSWVLMTVTLDRCILVCFPFKSRLFSTMKRAPYIVTVVMLLLTFVNSHFFATVTIKNTHCTYEVDLAMRVWPWVDLVVCTLIPFTMMLLCSILISRKVLQTNKRVAAQRVRTISGGSGNAPTDGNKSLKSSSVTGMLLTIILSFFLLTLPLVVFNISYRYWIETATISDLATLELVRTIFSMLLYTNHVVHFVCCLTGRRFRREVMKCFCLRRNSSKNEGNGTLMTLK; the protein is encoded by the coding sequence ATGTGTTTCTATGGATTAAAAAACTTCATCATGTATCCAAATTCAAGCATCGGAAATGATTCCGTACTGTCCATGGCCAGTTTCCCGGATTACCAGACAGCCGTTCGGATCTGGAAGTATCTTTCCCCAGTCTTGATTGTGGTGGGCACTCTAGGTAACACTGCAAGTATCATCATCCTCACTCGCCGCTCCTTTCGGAACTCTACGTGCATGTTCTATCTAACCGTACTGTCGTGTGCAGACCTGTTGGTTCTGTACACAGGGCTCCTGCGGTTTTGGATCCGTTCGGCATTCTCCGTGGACATTCGCACACTGTCGATCTGGAGCTGTAAGATCCACGTGTTTTTAGTCTATTTTGCTATGGATCTGTCATCCTGGGTCCTAATGACCGTGACGCTTGACCGTTGCATTCTTGTCTGTTTTCCGTTCAAGTCCCGACTTTTTTCGACCATGAAAAGAGCCCCTTACATCGTTACCGTTGTGATGTTGCTCCTTACATTTGTCAACAGTCACTTTTTTGCGACGGTTACGATAAAGAATACACATTGCACGTACGAAGTTGATCTTGCTATGAGGGTGTGGCCGTGGGTTGATCTGGTTGTGTGTACCCTGATCCCATTTACAATGATGCTTCTCTGTTCTATTTTGATTTCTCGGAAGGTTTTGCAAACAAACAAGCGCGTGGCTGCACAAAGAGTAAGAACGATATCTGGCGGAAGCGGAAATGCGCCGACCGACGGCAATAAATCGCTGAAGAGTTCCTCTGTAACCGGCATGCTCCTCACCATTATTCTCTCGTTCTTCCTTTTAACACTTCCTCTGGTGGTTTTTAACATATCCTATCGTTATTGGATAGAAACAGCTACAATATCTGACCTGGCCACGTTGGAACTCGTGCGTACTATCTTCAGCATGCTATTATACACTAACCACGTAGTGCATTTTGTGTGTTGCCTTACGGGAAGAAGATTTCGACGCGAGGTCATGAAATGTTTCTGTTTGCGTAGAAACTCGTCAAAAAATGAGGGTAATGGTACTCtcatgactttgaaataa